A window from Malania oleifera isolate guangnan ecotype guangnan chromosome 7, ASM2987363v1, whole genome shotgun sequence encodes these proteins:
- the LOC131160582 gene encoding F-box protein At1g67340-like: MKQRDGFASNTHTHTSTLSSSSSSSTAIATTITSSTAAPKIESLQQLMVSRKKSRTILSRIPLKSDPFDQLPDDLVVCILCKLSSVAASPSDLLSVRITCKRLNRLGAYPLVLSSAGAGAFDIDAGKWSESAHRFLKQCVAAGNVEAYYTLGMIRFYCLENRESGASLMAKAAMRSHALAMYSLAVIHFNGSGGSKGAKDLRGGAALCARAAALGHVDALRELGHCLQDGYGVRQNVPAGRRLLVQANTRELAAVLRRLSPSFVNSLLTQQPDHHARLHHPGRRCPILSDYGCDLPVPEPHPANRFLVGWFGLRGGSPGPGPGLGLGLRLCCHGGCGRRETRANEFRRCSVCNKVNYCSRGCQALDWKMRHKEQCAPTDQREEEDEDVAG; encoded by the exons ATGAAACAGAGGGACGGTTTTGCTTCCAATACCCATACCCATACCTCCactctctcctcctcctcctcctcctccaccgCCATCGCCACCACCATCACCAGCTCCACCGCCGCTCCCAAGATCGAATCCCTCCAACAACTAATGGTTTCCAGAAAAAAATCCAGAACTATTTTATCCCGAATCCCCCTCAAATCCGATCCTTTCGATCAACTGCCCGACGATCTCGTCGTCTGCATCCTCTGCAAGCTCAGCTCCGTCGCCGCCTCTCCTTCCGACCTCCTCAGCGTCCGTATCAC GTGCAAGAGACTGAATCGATTGGGTGCTTATCCTTTGGTGTTGTCCAGTGCGGGTGCCGGAGCTTTCGACATTGACGCCGGAAAATGGTCGGAATCCGCTCACCGGTTTCTGAAACAGTGCGTCGCCGCCGGCAACGTCGAGGCCTACTACACTCTCGGCATG ATCCGATTCTACTGCTTGGAGAACCGCGAGAGCGGTGCTTCTCTGATGGCGAAGGCCGCAATGAGGTCCCACGCGCTCGCTATGTACTCGCTCGCCGTGATCCACTTCAACGGCAGCGGCGGCTCCAAGGGCGCCAAGGACTTACGCGGCGGCGCCGCGTTGTGCGCACGCGCCGCCGCCCTCGGCCACGTCGACGCCCTACGCGAGCTCGGCCACTGCCTCCAGGACGGCTATGGCGTGCGCCAGAACGTGCCCGCTGGGAGGCGCCTCCTCGTGCAGGCCAACACGCGCGAGCTCGCCGCCGTGCTCCGCCGATTGTCTCCGTCGTTCGTGAACTCGCTGCTGACGCAGCAGCCGGACCACCATGCCCGGCTTCACCACCCCGGCCGGCGATGCCCCATCCTGAGCGACTACGGGTGCGACCTGCCTGTCCCTGAGCCACACCCGGCGAACCGGTTCCTGGTGGGGTGGTTTGGCCTCCGGGGAGGGTCGCCGGGCCCGGGCCCGGGCCTGGGCCTGGGCCTGAGGCTCTGCTGCCACGGCGGATGCGGGCGGCGCGAGACCCGAGCCAACGAATTCCGGCGGTGCTCTGTCTGCAACAAAGTGAACTACTGCTCCCGGGGTTGCCAGGCGCTGGATTGGAAGATGCGGCATAAGGAACAATGCGCACCCACTGATCAgagagaggaagaagatgaagatgttGCAgggtaa